The genomic DNA CTCCGGATCAACACCCACCACGGCAACGGGACCGCCGTCGCCGACGACCTCCGCGACGGGCCCGCCGTCGCGGTCTACCAGACCTGCGGGCAGTTCGACGTGCTGGCGGTCTGTCGGTTCCCCACGGCGGCCGCGCTCGAGCGGACCGCGACCCAACTCGCGAGCGACCCTCGCGTCCGGGCCCACCGGGTCGCACTCGCCCGGCACGCCGTCGTCGAGGACGGGCCACTAGAGGCCCTGGCCGGCGACCGTGACGGGGACTGACCGGGGCCCGATCCCCGCCGGTGCGCCACACCGGCGCACCGCCCGACCCCGACCCGAAACCGGCACGACGCCTCGAACAGTACCGATTCACGGACGAGACGGCTTCTCGGACAGCGCCGCTTCCCGAACAGCACCAGCCACGGGCGGACTGCCAGCGCGAGGGG from Haloglomus litoreum includes the following:
- a CDS encoding Lrp/AsnC family transcriptional regulator → MADTDSAGGGSEEPDDPEDEPAVDATRGGPHDRATVTAADAATADQLAALEGAGAVEGYVPLVDYDALGLRTALLRINTHHGNGTAVADDLRDGPAVAVYQTCGQFDVLAVCRFPTAAALERTATQLASDPRVRAHRVALARHAVVEDGPLEALAGDRDGD